The window AAGCGGCGGGTGCGCGATCAATATCCACCTTGCAACTTCGTAACATGGATAAAGCCTGAGCTGGAAGgggaagctaactgaagctgacTAGCTTTATAAAACCcggagtagatctagcttgtaccGTAGTATACCCCTCTTGTACAGGATGCGAACAGGTGACTGGCGGTTCGACGTCAAGCTGACGTCATCCTCGTACCCCTCTTCTGTTTATTGAAAACAGGCGTGTATTGGAGATAAGCCTTTAAATGCCGTTTGAAGTGGGGACTGTGGACATGCTCTACCTGTTATATAATACCCTGATTTGCTCCGACCTGTAGATTTGATTCAGACATGAAATGAgtggggagacggagacggggagATTAAGATTAGCGGTGGGGTCGGGATTAATACACCGGTTGGGTTGGTGTATGTGTTCTGCAGGCAGTAGTCTTACACACTAGACCAGCCACAGGCATGCATGTATTTGTAATAAAAAAAACGATTTTGTGATTTAGGGGactttttttccccccactgACATGTAGGGATCAACCATGTAAACTATTGTttctcaaactcggtcctggggacccccCAAGAGGTacatgttttagttttttttgccctagcactacattcaaataatcaaagcttacTGATGCGTTTGGGAAAACACTGATCTAGCTCGTGCAGTGAGCGAAATTACCTCGGAGCCTTCGCGAGAAATGACACTGTGACACCCGCCCGAGTCTGTTAGAGACCGGCGTTTATTTGCTACAATGTGAAGCGATACCCGGGCCTTTATAAGAAACAGGCGCTTGTCGGGGACATCATCTTCGGGTAATGTAATAACTGttgtctgttttgtttttgtctcaGGCTCCGTGGAAGTGGGAAGATCTGGTCCAAGTCCAACTGAAGGCAGAGAGACCCCGCTGATCCACTGTCAGATGCACGGACTGAGACACAGGTTGACAGACACATAGACGCACACAGACTCATAGACCGATAATGTGACCcaggcacagacagacactgagattaacacacacgttcacacatcCTTGCACGcacggaaacacacacatacatatatacagacACCGAGTCCGACAGACACACTGTCAGTGAGTGACCGACTTGACACCCATTCTGATAGGTGTGTACACACAACCAGACGGACTATCTGCACTGTGTATATACACAGACCCAAACCCATTCTAAcatgtacacagagagagagagacagagaataatcTGCTCTGGGCAGAGCTTTGCTGCTGTCAGGAGAAGCAGCGCCACGGGCACTGAAACCGAATGTGTGTATTTGATGTATTCTATTGTGGTacactttttgtttgtttgtattttttttctgctGAGGATTGAGTTGAGACGTGTATAAAATCAGGATATGAATTGTTGGTAATAAATTGAACCCCCTCTATTCATTTAGTATCAGTCTGTGTTACTGTTTTTTTTGTGCATACTTCAAAGTGCAACTGGAGGTTGCATCACTAGCTAAATGTTAACTCACAGAAGGGGGATATATCTGTGTTAGGTCAGACCCTTAATTAGGTTATCCCCAAAGATACTAATATATTAGAGTGCTGGAACTACCCCTGTGATCAGTTGGcttggttacacacacacacacctcattttCCCTGTCACATACAcgcatcagacacacacacagggcgttCATATTTGATATCGCTACATTTTGCCCAAAGCTTCTATTTCACTGTCAAAATTGCCTGTCTGGATTGTCCACATTTAATTTTTCACATTCATCCTGTCCGTGTCTCTTTCTCGCTCGCTgtctttcgttctctctcctcagtctccctctgttttctctaAAAACCCTATCCTGCATGACGTTAATGGTAGCTATTAACTCCCAtgacacccacagagagagaaaagggggatggagagacagggaaatgaTCCTATTCCGTTAACCCCATTTCCTCCCTCTTCCCAactttctttctccccctttctgtctgtctctctcgttctccccccGCTATAAGTAGCTGTGTTAATTTCAGTCAGTGTGATTGAGCTTTACTGTTTCACAGTTTGCTCGGATCCTACCAGATGGGAGCTGTGAATTCTAGCAGCTGTCACCTAGgtgtcgcagcggtctaaggcgctgcatctcagagcaagaggcgtcactgcagtccctggttcgaatccaggctgcatcacatccggctgtgattgggagtcccgtagggcggtgcacaattggcccagtgttgtctgggtttggaCTGGGTTaggcccgtcattgtaaatacgaatttgttcttaactgacttgcctagttaaataaagatatgatttttttttatgaaagaaaagtgtgtgtttatgtacgcGTGGCTGTGAGAGGGATATTGTGTGCGTAAAACCTCAGATGTGACTTTGCGTGTGTATACCTAACTCTGTGTCCTTCCTTAAACACAGATACTATGGAATACTACAGGGTCAGCTAGTTGGACTTACAATCAACCAGTAGTTAACTTTGGAGTGGACTTCAGCCAATCAATTACTTTGATCGATCATTAAAATGCCCAGAGGAAATGAAAAAGCAACAGCAGACACTGTCCATCTTTCTGGTCTCTCTCACGCTGCCGCAGCTTGCTAATACTTCCAGTAAATTTTGGATTTTCTATGGGTACGCCTCAAaagtgttaagtgccttgctctcCTGTGTCTTATTACAGATGTGAAAACACATTCAAGTTTAGGATGATGTAGTGTTGCCCTGACCAGCATCACCTGACCTAGGATAACATTTAGAAGAAGAGAGATGACATCATAATCAGGAAGTATAACTGCACCAGTGCCATATATTTATAGTTCAATACATGGCTCTGATatctaaatatatggctctgaTCTGCAGTAGAAGCCAAATAGAACTGAAGTTAATGGTTTTGAATAACACAATTAGAACACATGGCTCTTGTGTATTTCCTGGTCTCTTTTTCTCCTTCTCATCCTAAAGTTTAGTACAGATGCTAGGTTGGAGATAAAGGTTAAGACAAAATATTTATAATATTCCATATGTCTTTGCATGGATGAGGAAGAATTGTAAACGAAGGGATCAGGGATGCTAGTTAGCAACAGTACTGGTCCCATGAATCTGTTGATTTTTCAAACGCTTCCTCATGGAATTATTAGGTTGTCGTAACCTGGGTGTCTTCAACCTAGgacagatgaaggaaaggaggcAACTCAGGACAGTTGAGATACATCCACTGTTCTCCTGTAAGGCTGGCCCTCGCACATTGTCAATTCTAGTCCCAAAGCCACTGGCTAGTAAAGTCCAGTCCGGATACAGTGCTAAAACACCAGTGTTGAGTTTTTATTGTTGTTCCATCGTACAGTGGAGCCACACGTCTACAGGAATGCTACTGAGAACCGAGGAAACATTAGAATGCAGAACGACACAAGTCACGTATGACGTCACAACACTATGTGTACTAGTGTAGTGGAAGTCCAGAGGGTCATTTCTCAAAGCTGGTGGTCGAGTTGGACGGGTATATTACCCTAAGATCCTACAGTAAACACTCGTTTAAGCTTTGAAGTCGGAGCAGAAACAACAGATGATGGTAAAATGGCTCATTACTTCTGGACTGTATCATTTATACCCATTATGTTTACCTGACACCACCATTGATTGTACCACATGTATCGTTTGATTGTACTGATTGCGATATATGCAAACATGTATAACATGTATTGTACATTGTTTGCACCACTATTTTCATAAACAACAAGGATAACTTTCCCcccaaattccctggttttccagaaatcccagttggaaaATTCCTGTATTTCCTTCCCTCCtaattccaggaatcttccaaccggaatgtctggaaaacctgggaattttgtgAAAATGGCAGaaccctataccccaaccccaaccctataTAGAGCAGTAATATATAAACCCTGCCCGTCCCCATGCTCCAGAGACAAGATAACACACTCACAAATGCACAACAGAGGCGGCAAAGAAGCAAGAAAATAAAAGGAACAAACGAAGAATATAGTTTAGGGAATAAAAAACACCCAGAAAACACATTGGGAATGTGGAAGCTGCAGTGGGCCTATTTGCATTCCAAGCGGGAGTAAACAGCGATTTTTGGACCGTGTCGCGTTAAGTACATTGGCGGCTGGCGACAACATTGCCATACCAGCTTTGTGAAATACCCCCTTCAGTCCTAGGAAACAGGGACTGTTTTAACCCTTCACCAGCTAGCTGAACACCTATGTTTCAGATAACACACATATTTCCCTTTCAACTAAGTTTCAATAACCAAGTCCATTATTTCATCATAGTTCAAAGTTCAGCTACACAAGATAGCTGTATGAAATATTCCAAACAGCCCCATATAGCTATGCGGTTTTGGCACCGGCGGGACTAAAATGTTCTATTGATATCTAACACTGTTTGCTTGTGAATTAGTCAAAGCGGATCAAGTGGAGGGAACTGTACGTGTGTTGCTGCTACAGCCTGGGGCAGTACAGACAACTGGAATATAAAACAGAGCGGAAGGTTCGGTCAGTCTACAGTGACACAGAGCCATAGAAAAGTGGAGAAAAGAGGCGTAGGAGGATGGCagcaggaagggaggaagggatgagatCGGGCTTTTCTCCTTCGGGAGGAAGGGATGAGATCGGGCTTTTCTCCTTCGGGAGGAAGGGATGAGATCGGGCTTTTCTCCCTCGGGAGGAAGGGATGAGATCGGGCTTTTCTCCCTCGGGAGGAAGGGATGAGATCGGGCTTTTCTCCTTCGGGAGGAAGGGATGAGATCGGGCTTTTCTTCTTCGGGAGGAAGGGACGGAGGGAAAAATAGGTTTTGCCATGGCTGGATCCCTGGGTCCCTGATTTTCATTTTCACAGTCAAAGATAAGTCGAAGACCATGGCGGGCCACACCCTCTGGCGGTGTTCTCCGTCGCATCCCGTAGGAATGTGTATCAAATCAGAAACGTTCGCCTTAGAGGTTCACCACGGGGATcctgacggagagagagagagagatgatatggTATGTGCCGAACTAGAagaaggggaatagagagagagagagagggcagagggcagagggcagaggaAAATGGTTAAGGGACAGAAGGGTAGAACTggaaaaggggaggaggagagggaaaagagaacagaatacGTTATTAGTATTATATAACACTGGAGTAGGGAGAATTTGGAGTAGATGAAAGAAAAGTATGAAAATGAGAgtaggggaaagaaagagagagaagtagaactggagcggggggggggggggggggggggggatagaaagGACGAGAAGGAGGAGAAACGAGGAGGAGAAACGAGGAGTCCAATTACCCTGATTGAAATGAACTTTAAATCCCCGGCTATAAAAGCATCATTTCATGGATGGTGCTCTCACTGCTTCCAGAGCTGTGTGACTCATAGGAGAGTTCTAAAACATACATACATCTCACATCCATAACACTTCAGGCCTGTGTACTCCACAGAGACTAACACTGACGCCTAATTATGCACATATACCATTATGATGCTCGTACACCATACAGGGAGAGGCACCAAGCACTCCTTGACACACCATCCACTCACTGACAaacaagcgcgcacacacacacacacacacacacacacaaatcaatgtACTAACAActtcacacaaatacacacacaaacactctccctctctttccagcGAGCTGGTGAGGCGACTCATTACCTCTCCCTGTCGGTAAAGGAGGGAGTGCCGTGCAGCGTCTGCCGGCTGTCCTCCAGAGCCAGGGAacgagggagggcgagagagagggggggggccaCGCCACGGGAAAGCGGGGGTGGGTGCTGGGAACAGCTGTGGTCGtaactggcagagagagagagagagagagagagagacggagagcgagggtgagtgagaggaaaagagggaatGACAGAGCCATTTAGCTGCAGCGAACACATTACACCGCCTCTGAGAGAGAGTTAATGCACTCATTTGACTCGTTAAAGCACTATCAgacgagagggagaagaggagaggatgcgAGAAAGGGAGGGCGGGAAAGAAAgagtgtggtggtagaggtggaaatagcgggtagagagagagagagagagagagagagagagagagagagagagagaaaggaaggaagaaagaaagaaagaaagaaagaaagagggtaaAGAGGTGAAGGAaacagggtgtgagagagagggtaaagagaaagggggaatgaaaagagagaaagagggagagataaaacGAGAGAGCAAGAGGAAGGGGATACAGGGCTGATGTGGGGAAACATTATTCCAATTACGTGAGTTATGATGTTGTTGGCACAGTGAGAGTCAAAGGTAGAGTATACACACAGCTCTTCAGAGCACTCACACATAACAAAGCCTTTTTCACAGTCAGACTGTAGATCACAGACACGCAGTTCCAGTCAGGCAAACTATCCacatatgcacgcacgcacgcacgcagacacacacacacacacacacacacacacacacacacacacacacacacacacacacacacacacacacacacacacacacacacacacacacacacacacacacacacacacacacacacacacgataatcACCAGGAATCCCACCAGATGGTGAAACATTCTCCGACATCGATTGCTTTTCCATTATCAATCAACAGTATTCTATTCAATTCTatactgtctctcctctattcaatccCCCACTTTTACCCGTCAAACACCTATTGAATTCCCACTGTAACCCGCCCTCCAGTCCTCACCACAATTTACCCCATAGGTATATTTACAGTCATACTGGAACTGCAACATAAgcccacacatacacaacacagagagagatgctgctgCTCCAATTAAGCACTCCAACAACACTTGTTTCAAGCACACACACTGTAAAGCCAGCACACACACTTTCAACCAGCCTGCATTGGAGGTTAATTAAGTTAGCTAAACACAGAAACACTTAGAGCAGgtttcagagagagagggtgagaaagagagagagagagagagagagagagagagagagagagagagagagagagagagagagggcgagagagagagaggacgagagagagagagagagagagagagatagcgggagagagaaagaaatacaagagagagtgagagggagcaaCAGAGGGAGATGGGGCTTATCGTGTATCGGCATACAGTGGGCAGAGGGATTATTTGAGGATCTGGAGCTGGGAGTGATAGGAGACTGGGGAAGAAGATAAGAATGCTATGTGACGATCAAGGATCAACCAGAACCCAGCATTACTGAAAGGCGATGAAGCTAAATTAAAGTAAAGGATGAGGAATggggttgagaaagagagagagagagagaacgagaatgagagagaaagagagagaggggggagttgaaaagagagaggggaggcaggaaCGAGGGAGAGAAATGAAGAGTGACAGAAGGTAAGAAAGGGGGAGCAGGGGAAAGAGcagcagagggaaagacagagaaagagattgagagacCAATGGGAGAACAGGAGGAGTTAATTAGTGAGAGAGCAGGTGGAAAGAAGAGACCTCCCACTGTCAAATAACTGAAGCGATGAGCACAAGCCCTGCTCTACAATCCAGAGATCGGCGTTTCCATTTCATGTTCGAGTATGCACGACACACACCCAGCGGATTTTATAGGTGAACGGTACATCAAACGTCACATGACAACAGTAGAGAAAACACTCCAACTGTTTAGATGCTACCGGCATGTAGCAACAGAGCGTCATGGATATCAACACCTCAAGTGGTTGAAATTGAGTCACCTTTAAACCTCTGAAAGCCTTTAAACATTGGGAAGGTATTTTTCACCCGCTACCTAGATCTGACTTGAACCATTCCCACGTTCAAACAAAGAACACCGTTGAAGTTCCCTgatgtacataaaaaaatatatgtgtcAGAGAAGGGGTagaaagagaaaaaaaggagGTGGACggatgggggaaagagagaggattcTTACCAGAGTTTGACCGTTATGATGACAGCAGTCAGGATGAGCAGAGAGGAGATGGTCACTGTGACGTAGAACTGAGGGTCCactggaggacacacacacagaggagttaCCTTTCACATGGTTGGAAATTAGAACAATAGAAGGAACAATCAAATCAGCACAACAGAAGAAAACCAGGGTCATGTGCATTCGAGCATGCAACGGAGAACGCTTTGAAATGTTTTACAACCGAAAACAAAAatgagcgtttcttattggacaagtccaggtagaCCGTCCCTGTTTCAGTCatttttcttccgtttggtgccttaTGAATATAACCCAGGTCAACTGCAATGGTGTAAGAAAAAAACACAACTCTGCTTTTAGAGAGTTACCATACTGTCAGTAAAGCAACTCAAAAGAGAATGAGCCGATGAAGTCATCCATTCCATCGCTTGGTGTGTGATATCACCCATttcctttgtgtgtgtttctgtgagttCAGAAAACTCTATTAAGCATTCTCCATCACCAAGACGCAGCCATCCATACACACAAAGCCAGCCCAGCGGGAATTGAAGTTACTCCCTGATGCCCCCAGAGTTCTTCTGATGTCTTTGTTCCAAAACACTCTGTTCTCATGCCCACCAACACAAATCATTTCTTTCTTTAATCTTTACTGATTTCTACGGTGCACACCTTCCTCAGGCTCGCTCTCCTCCGGCTCAGTTCCTCCATCCTCCACTCCCTCTGCGTCTGGGGCCTCCAGAAGGTCCAGGGGCTCCTGGGGCAAAGTGCTGCCTGATGCACTCTGATGATGCGGCCAGGCCTCAGCGGTTGTCGTGGGGACTTCATGGCCATTGTGGTGCAGGTCCGCTTCCTGGCTGGACAGGATGTGATGCGTCTCGTCCTCCAGGGATAGTGTGGGGCCCCAGTCCACGGACCAAATAGGGGTGGGTGTGACCTGTTCTGGGACGGACAGCTGGGCCGAGAGGGCCTCCACCTGCCCCTCGCCCTCGTCGTCACGGTTACAGGTTGAGGGTCGCGTCACCACGGCAACCAGGAGGAAGAAAAGGCAGCGGAGGGTGGTCAGTCGTTTGACAGGAGAGATGgagctgagaaagagagagagaaggaaggaaggaaggaaggaaggaaggaaggaaggaaggaaggaaggaaggaaggaaggaaggaaggaaggaaggaaggaaggaaggaaggaaggaaggaaggaaggaaggaaggaaggaaggaaggaaggaaggagagaaaagaagagtgagacggtggcagaaataaagagaagcagaaagaggtgggagagaaaaggagacagaaagagaattAGAGCTGGACTCCTCATGCAACATGCATACAAC of the Oncorhynchus clarkii lewisi isolate Uvic-CL-2024 chromosome 3, UVic_Ocla_1.0, whole genome shotgun sequence genome contains:
- the LOC139405943 gene encoding PILR alpha-associated neural protein-like isoform X1; amino-acid sequence: MERCSISPVKRLTTLRCLFFLLVAVVTRPSTCNRDDEGEGQVEALSAQLSVPEQVTPTPIWSVDWGPTLSLEDETHHILSSQEADLHHNGHEVPTTTAEAWPHHQSASGSTLPQEPLDLLEAPDAEGVEDGGTEPEESEPEEVDPQFYVTVTISSLLILTAVIITVKLCYDHSCSQHPPPLSRGVAPPLSLALPRSLALEDSRQTLHGTPSFTDRERIPVVNL
- the LOC139405943 gene encoding uncharacterized protein isoform X2 codes for the protein MERCSISPVKRLTTLRCLFFLLVAVVTRPSTCNRDDEGEGQVEALSAQLSVPEQVTPTPIWSVDWGPTLSLEDETHHILSSQEADLHHNGHEVPTTTAEAWPHHQSASGSTLPQEPLDLLEAPDAEGVEDGGTEPEESEPEEVDPQFYVTVTISSLLILTAVIITVKLWIPVVNL